CACGGCTGACACTGCTCCTGCAAGAATGGAAGGTCGGTCATGTTTCAGAAGCTGATGTATCTGCGGCACTCATTGCCTAACCCTTTATGTCCGCCATAGCTGAATGACGGGCATCTCCTGCGTCTACGCCGTTGCGTAAATGCACGGAGACGAAAAACGGAAACGATCCGACATCCAAATATATGTCCCATCATTCCCCGGACAGTTGTCGTTACATTAAGGTTGCTTTGCGCTTTATGTTCCGGCAGGCAATAAAACAGGTGAGTGACAGAAACACGGTTATTCCTGCGCGTTCAAGTTGAGTAGGCTGAATCCGTTATCATCGCAATATTCCAGCGGTGTAGACCTGAGAAACGGGAAACACATCTTAACAATTGACCTGTTGACATCTTCATACACGCCGTCTTCCTCATCATCCTGTGTATCTCTTCCCATGGTCCGGGCACGGGGCACCGCAGGCTTTTTCCGGCGTTCGATTTACAGAACGGTCTGTCATTCGGGGACACAGCAGTTGCAATATCCCTTTATGGAACGCTGTGCAACGGTTTGGATATAAAACAACATATTTCGGAATAACTGATGATATCAGACCCCTCCCACGTTGTTATTCATTACCGCCTGTCTTGACCGGTTGTCCGCCTCAATCGGAATTCACTTTTTGACGCCAAAATCTGTGCCTGCCTGTATCACATCTATCGGACTGCATTATGTTATTTTCCTTCAGCAATATTGTGTGTCCAGTCTGTGCACTGCATAGCACGGGCGATACCTTTTCCAAGCATTCCGTTTCAAATTCCGCCAACCATCTTTTCAAAATTCCGGCTGAAATTTGAAATAAGCAGGTCGAGGGCTGCCACCATTTCCCTTACATCGCCATCCACTTTCCTCCTTATCTGTTCGGTGTCGACCAGGCCGTAGACGTGATAATAGCCGCCTCCGCGAATTCCTTTCTTTGTCCTGTAGCACATTCCGAGGACCAGAAGTTTTGAGAGGCTCCTGTGCACGGTGCTTCTGTCCCTCGAAAGGGCGGCGGAGAGCTCATCAAGGGACGACTCCTCCTTCGATGCCACTGCGCGCAGTACGGCGATATCACCCTCCCCCAGATCGTAGAGGCAGGAGAGGAGGCTGGAACATTCGCTGCCCGGACCGAGTAGAGATTTTATGCCTTTCATGCTGGCGGACATACAGGTCACAGGCTAATAAAGTATTGCATAATATTGGCAATACCATCAAATATTTATACTTGAAAAATCTCTCGACATCAGGAGCAGAATGAAAACAGAAAGTCAGCCTGACATACAGTTTACAGCAAGAACCGGACTGCCCCTGACAGCGACAGTCGACCGGCTGAGTGAGCGCCTGAAATCAAGCGGTTACGGCGTCCTCTCTACCATCGATGTGGGCAGAACGATAATGGAAAAGACAGGAAAGGACACGGGTGAAATGATCGTGCTGGAGGTGTGCAAACCCGCTCATGCCCTGACGGCGATTCAGGGCGGAGGCCCCGGAATGCTTTTGCTTCCGTGCAGGATTACACTGCGTGCAGAGGGAGATCACACGGTCGTTTCCACAATAAGTCCGCGGTTGATGATAAAGATGGTCGGAGACAGAGGGCTTGAGGAAATGGCGGGAAAGGTAGAGGAAGATCTCAGACAGGTGATGGCAGACATTGAATGAGGGTGTTGAAACAATGGATTTCGACAGCGAGATAGAGGAGATCAGAAAAAGGAAACTGCAGGAGATGATGAACACCAGCAGGGAGAGCACTGCGAAGCCGGCACAGCCGAAAGGCGTTACTGTCCTCACAGACACCACCTTCAGGCCTTTTGTACAGGGTAACAGTGTTTCACTCGTCGATTTCTGGGCACCATGGTGCGGTCCCTGCAGAATGGTATCCCCGGTAGTGGAGCAGCTCGCAGTTGAATATGACGGCAGGGTAGCGTTTGGAAAATTAAATGTTGATGAAAATCCCGGTACTTCCGCTCAGTTCAACATAATGGGGATTCCAACGCTGCTGATTTTCAGGAAGGGCAGAAATGTGGATTCCATCGTCGGAGCGCAGTCGAGAGGAGCTATTGCTGCCAGGCTCAACAGGGCGATCAGCCTTCCCGGCTGAGGTGCCGGCAGGGGAATGACGGCAGTTGCTGTGTAGCTGAAGGCAGTTGAAATGCGCATGACAGAGACACCGCATGACAGGCATCCGCCTCCCCGCCTTTTTGATCTCGGTATACGCAAGCTTATGGAAAGGCAGAGTGCGTTTGACGCATATATTCACAATGGAGACAGTGTGGCCGACATAGGATGCGGACCAGGATACTTCACTATTCGCTTCTCCAGGCTGGTCGGCCCTTCCGGAAAGGTCTATGCAGCCGATACAGGCTTGAAGGCAATTGAAATACTGAAGAAAAAAATCAGTGAAAACAGCATACGGAACATAGAGTGTTACACGGATTCAGCGGCTGATCTCAGGGGAATACCGGATTCGAGCATCGATTTCCTCCTGTCCCACAGGGTAATTTGCTGCATGTCCGACCACAGAAGGGCGATTTCTGAGATAAGGAGGGTCCTGAAAAAAGAGGGTGTGGCGTTTCTCAGCGTAACCTCCTTCGGCAGGAGGGGGGACAGCAGACATGTGGGCGCCGCAGAGTGGGAGGACCTTCTTTCAGGATTCAGGATTGTCAAACACGGGAAAACGCTTACCGGAAGATGGTCACTTGTATCCTTTCCCCGGGAAGTGCAGGAGACGCGTTAAATTCAATTCGGCCCGGAGGAAGCCGGACTGCAGGCAACTTCCTTACTGCCATCCGCGCCAAATGCGCAATTTCTATATATGGATTGCAACTCTGCTCAACAGAATCCAAATGGCGAAGTTCAAAGAGGCGGAAGCGAGACTTCTGAACAAGAAGGTATGTATGAACTGCTCTGCAACCAATTCTATCAGGGCCACCAGGTGCAGGAAATGCGGTTACACAAAGCTGCGCATAAAGGCAAAGGAAATCAGGAAGGTATAATTCACGCCCGTTACCTCTGCGGCACAGGCTGGATTCCCAGCTGCTGAAAGCGTTGCATGTGGATGGTCTGCCGTAGATCCTAGCGAAACGTCTTCTGTCTTATCGCTCTGCTGTCTTCACGTTTGCCTATCAGCCCTATCTGTGCTATGAGCGATTCAAGCTGTATTCTGTCGTTCCCCCCCTGAACGACATGGAACTCTGTTTCACCTATCCTGCTTATTATCTCGAGGAGGGCATCCTCCGGGATGTCCATTTCGAACACTGTCCTGTGCATGGAGGATATAACATCGGGAGCGCTCATGCCCCTGTCGAAGAGAAAGGCGTCCAGAACGCTCCTTGCCTTGAGGAAATGACCATGGAGCGCGTACTCTATCAGCTGCTTCATTTCCTTCGGATCAGGCGTGGATGTTGCCAGATATACAGTATTCTGATCGATATCGCTGCTCAGAAATGCGCTTGCCTGAAGTGTGTTTATTGCTCTCCGGGAATCTCCCCTTGAGTAACGGACGATGTATTCAACGGCAGCCCTGCTGATGCGAATGCCCTCATTGTCTATGATCTTCTGCAGACACTTTTCTATGTCTGCATCGGCAAGAGGGGAAAACTGGAAGACTGCGCATCTGGACTGGATTGGATCTATTATCCTGCCCGGATAGTTTGCTGAGAAAATGAACCTGCAGCTCCTCGAATAAAGTTCCATCGTCCTCCTGAGAGCTGACTGGGCGTCGGGCGTAAGCGCATCGCTCTCATCCAGGAATATAATTTTGAATGAAGCATTGCCCAGAGGGGCAGTTCGCGCAAAATTCTTGATCTTGCTCGGCACATTGTGCTCCGGATCCCCACGGACGATCTTTATACCCCTTTCATCGGAAGCGTTGAGTTCCATGAAATTTTCCTTCCAGGACTCACCGAACAGCTCCCTGGCAAGTACTATGCTGCATGTGGTCTTGCCTGTTCCCGCGGGTCCTGCGAAGAGGAGGTGCGGAAGATTCCTGCTCTCGGCGTATGAACGCAGCCGGGACACAATGGCCCCCTGTCCCACGATGTCGTCAAATCTTTTTGGCCTGTACTTTTCAACCCAGAGTTCCGTTTCGTCCATGAAACCGCAACATCATTGAAGAGCATACTAAAAGCGTTTTGCCCATGATGCCCGGAAAACAAAATATCTTTATTCGCGATGCAGCTGCTTAATGCCGTGAAATGTTCCTTCTGCAACCTGAATGCAATTTATTTTGCACGATACAGCGGCAGGCACTACTGCACACGGCATTTCAGCGAATCTGTAGAAAAAAGGGTGAACAGGGAAGTAAGAAGACAGAATATACTGTCAAGGAATTCGACGGTATGCGTGGCTGTTTCCGGCGGGAAGGACAGCATGACAGCCCTCAAACTGATCAGGAAGGCGGCTGAAAACAGGAATGACATCAGGCTGATTGCGATTACTGTCGACGAGGGAATCACAGGCTACAGGTCAGAAGCTGCAGGGATCGTGGGGGAGTACTGCCGCAGGGAGGGGATTGATTGGAGGTGCAGATCGTTCCGTGAAGAGGCGGGTTTCACAATGGACAGGCTTGCAGCGGCGGAGCGGCAGCGGACCACCTGCGCCTACTGCGGCGTCTTCAGAAGAAATCTGCTCAATTCAATGGCGAGGGAAGCGGGCGCGGAACGGCTGGTCACCGGACTGAATCTCGATGATACAGCACAGTCTGTAATGATGAACATGGCCAGGGGGGATACCGGAAGAATGGCAATGATGGGACCGCATTTGAATAAGGTGGAGGGCCTCGTACCGCGTGCCCAGCCACTCCGCATGATACCTGAAAATGAAGTTCTCCTCTTTGCAATGCAGAACGGCATACCGTTTCTTCGATCGTCATGCCCTTACTCGGAAGAAGCCTCAAGAAACCTTTTCAGGGAAATCGTCCTGAAAATGGAGAGCGAAATGCCGGGAGCAAGATACTCCATTGCCAAATCTGCCGCCTCCTTTTCATCCGCGCGGAAGAAAATGAATGCGTCTAAATGCACGGCATGCGGCGATATCACCTCCGGGAATGTGTGCAGGGCGTGCACACTCAGGGAGGAGCTGAAGCACATACTCAACTGATCGAGCGAAGGAAATGCTCGTACCTGTAAGCAGGGTAGCCTTCACCATAACAGTATTTCAGCCTGCTGTAGCGGCGTTTGAACTTCACCACATCCTTCCTGACCGAAGCAACA
The genomic region above belongs to Candidatus Sysuiplasma jiujiangense and contains:
- a CDS encoding methyltransferase domain-containing protein encodes the protein MRMTETPHDRHPPPRLFDLGIRKLMERQSAFDAYIHNGDSVADIGCGPGYFTIRFSRLVGPSGKVYAADTGLKAIEILKKKISENSIRNIECYTDSAADLRGIPDSSIDFLLSHRVICCMSDHRRAISEIRRVLKKEGVAFLSVTSFGRRGDSRHVGAAEWEDLLSGFRIVKHGKTLTGRWSLVSFPREVQETR
- a CDS encoding 50S ribosomal protein L40e → MAKFKEAEARLLNKKVCMNCSATNSIRATRCRKCGYTKLRIKAKEIRKV
- a CDS encoding TIGR00269 family protein; amino-acid sequence: MKCSFCNLNAIYFARYSGRHYCTRHFSESVEKRVNREVRRQNILSRNSTVCVAVSGGKDSMTALKLIRKAAENRNDIRLIAITVDEGITGYRSEAAGIVGEYCRREGIDWRCRSFREEAGFTMDRLAAAERQRTTCAYCGVFRRNLLNSMAREAGAERLVTGLNLDDTAQSVMMNMARGDTGRMAMMGPHLNKVEGLVPRAQPLRMIPENEVLLFAMQNGIPFLRSSCPYSEEASRNLFREIVLKMESEMPGARYSIAKSAASFSSARKKMNASKCTACGDITSGNVCRACTLREELKHILN
- a CDS encoding replication factor C small subunit, giving the protein MDETELWVEKYRPKRFDDIVGQGAIVSRLRSYAESRNLPHLLFAGPAGTGKTTCSIVLARELFGESWKENFMELNASDERGIKIVRGDPEHNVPSKIKNFARTAPLGNASFKIIFLDESDALTPDAQSALRRTMELYSRSCRFIFSANYPGRIIDPIQSRCAVFQFSPLADADIEKCLQKIIDNEGIRISRAAVEYIVRYSRGDSRRAINTLQASAFLSSDIDQNTVYLATSTPDPKEMKQLIEYALHGHFLKARSVLDAFLFDRGMSAPDVISSMHRTVFEMDIPEDALLEIISRIGETEFHVVQGGNDRIQLESLIAQIGLIGKREDSRAIRQKTFR
- a CDS encoding helix-turn-helix domain-containing protein; amino-acid sequence: MKGIKSLLGPGSECSSLLSCLYDLGEGDIAVLRAVASKEESSLDELSAALSRDRSTVHRSLSKLLVLGMCYRTKKGIRGGGYYHVYGLVDTEQIRRKVDGDVREMVAALDLLISNFSRNFEKMVGGI
- a CDS encoding DUF302 domain-containing protein, whose translation is MKTESQPDIQFTARTGLPLTATVDRLSERLKSSGYGVLSTIDVGRTIMEKTGKDTGEMIVLEVCKPAHALTAIQGGGPGMLLLPCRITLRAEGDHTVVSTISPRLMIKMVGDRGLEEMAGKVEEDLRQVMADIE
- the trxA gene encoding thioredoxin, giving the protein MDFDSEIEEIRKRKLQEMMNTSRESTAKPAQPKGVTVLTDTTFRPFVQGNSVSLVDFWAPWCGPCRMVSPVVEQLAVEYDGRVAFGKLNVDENPGTSAQFNIMGIPTLLIFRKGRNVDSIVGAQSRGAIAARLNRAISLPG